In Helicobacter mastomyrinus, a single genomic region encodes these proteins:
- the trpA gene encoding tryptophan synthase subunit alpha: MCENAKQKDMTKLMGHIIAGYPNMESSLYAALGISLAGASYLEVQFPFSDPNADGVVIEEACDKSIADGFTLSAGFELLSTLSNRLSQLQDSPTKLIIVTYANLIFHSGMEKFIKEAKKCGVFGILVPDLPIESDENLRTLAKKHHIAIICLITPKTPIARMKKIAKVSDEIVYVVARSGITGDKTELDQAFFRYLADVKKHCKKPIALGFGINSHAQVASLEGKVDIVVAGSYFVRFISELSIQNLAPQSYQDKLTTYAKSLMGWD; encoded by the coding sequence ATGTGTGAAAATGCGAAGCAAAAAGATATGACAAAGCTAATGGGGCATATTATTGCAGGGTATCCTAATATGGAATCTAGCCTGTATGCTGCACTTGGGATTTCTCTAGCGGGGGCGAGTTATTTAGAAGTGCAATTTCCATTTTCTGACCCTAATGCCGATGGTGTGGTAATAGAGGAAGCTTGTGATAAGAGTATAGCGGATGGATTCACACTCTCTGCAGGATTTGAGCTACTCTCCACACTTTCAAATCGCCTCTCACAGCTCCAAGATTCGCCTACAAAGCTTATTATCGTAACGTATGCAAACTTGATATTTCACTCTGGTATGGAAAAATTTATCAAAGAGGCGAAAAAATGTGGTGTATTTGGGATACTCGTGCCTGATTTGCCCATAGAATCTGATGAGAATCTCCGCACTTTAGCAAAAAAACATCATATCGCTATTATCTGCCTCATCACGCCTAAAACGCCTATTGCACGTATGAAAAAGATTGCTAAAGTGAGTGATGAAATCGTGTATGTAGTTGCTAGATCAGGAATCACAGGGGATAAAACAGAGTTAGATCAAGCCTTTTTTCGCTATCTTGCCGATGTGAAAAAACATTGCAAAAAGCCTATCGCACTAGGATTTGGAATAAACTCTCACGCTCAAGTGGCAAGTTTAGAGGGAAAAGTCGATATTGTAGTCGCGGGAAGCTACTTTGTGCGCTTTATCAGTGAGCTTTCAATACAGAATCTTGCCCCGCAAAGCTATCAAGATAAACTCACTACCTACGCAAAAAGCCTTATGGGTTGGGATTAA
- the trpB gene encoding tryptophan synthase subunit beta, producing MAKIFTKSKKGYFGEGKNGVHAFGGQYIPEILLPAFKELESAYRDIFTSKAYKKELKFLLKNFVGRPTPLIYAQNSSKVLKNNIYLKFEGLANTGAHKINNALGQALLAKYMGKKRVIAETGAGQHGLATAAACARLGLECDIFMGEIDVARQYPNVFNMELFGARVHSVSSGSKTLKDAVNETLREWSKRSEDTFYVLGSALGPYPYPDMVRELQSVISKELKKQTKKYFSGLPDVMVACVGGGSNSMGFFTHYLMDKNVRLIGVEGGGIGEGRGANAKRIHNIHASEGIAQGYKSLFLQDKDGQLSQTHSISAGLDYAGIGPQLAHLAEIGRVEFTSALDKEAIEACQFFAKNEGIIPALESSHALAATIKICKNLKNKNIIVNVSGRGDKDIFITTKAINRAKWKGFLQAELTRIDKG from the coding sequence ATGGCAAAAATATTTACAAAATCTAAAAAGGGCTATTTTGGCGAGGGAAAAAATGGTGTCCACGCCTTTGGTGGGCAGTATATCCCCGAGATTTTGCTTCCTGCATTTAAGGAACTAGAAAGCGCGTATCGCGATATTTTTACCAGTAAGGCGTATAAAAAAGAGTTAAAATTTTTGCTTAAAAACTTTGTAGGACGCCCTACACCGCTTATTTATGCGCAAAATAGCTCAAAAGTCCTCAAAAATAATATTTATTTGAAGTTTGAAGGCTTGGCAAACACAGGAGCACATAAGATTAATAACGCGCTAGGACAGGCGCTTCTAGCAAAATATATGGGAAAAAAGCGTGTGATAGCCGAGACAGGAGCAGGGCAGCACGGATTAGCCACAGCAGCAGCTTGTGCGAGGCTCGGGCTTGAATGCGATATTTTTATGGGTGAAATTGATGTCGCGCGGCAGTATCCTAATGTCTTTAATATGGAGCTTTTCGGGGCACGAGTGCATAGTGTGAGTAGCGGGAGCAAGACGCTTAAAGATGCGGTGAATGAGACATTACGCGAGTGGAGCAAGAGAAGCGAGGATACATTTTATGTATTAGGCAGTGCGCTGGGTCCCTATCCATACCCTGATATGGTACGGGAGCTGCAAAGTGTGATAAGCAAGGAGCTCAAAAAGCAGACAAAAAAATATTTTAGTGGATTACCTGATGTAATGGTAGCGTGTGTAGGCGGTGGAAGCAACTCAATGGGCTTTTTTACGCATTATCTTATGGATAAAAATGTCCGTTTAATCGGCGTTGAGGGCGGTGGCATAGGCGAGGGGAGAGGGGCAAATGCTAAGAGGATTCATAATATTCACGCGAGTGAGGGTATCGCACAGGGCTATAAAAGCCTCTTTTTGCAGGATAAAGACGGGCAGCTTAGTCAAACACATTCTATTTCTGCAGGGCTAGATTATGCGGGTATAGGTCCGCAGCTCGCACATTTAGCGGAGATTGGACGGGTAGAATTTACCTCTGCTTTGGATAAAGAGGCGATTGAGGCTTGTCAATTCTTTGCTAAAAATGAAGGCATTATCCCCGCTTTAGAATCTAGTCACGCCCTCGCAGCAACTATCAAAATCTGCAAGAATCTTAAAAATAAAAATATCATTGTGAATGTCTCCGGGCGCGGTGATAAGGATATTTTCATCACAACAAAGGCTATCAATAGGGCAAAATGGAAGGGCTTTTTACAAGCAGAGCTCACACGGATTGACAAAGGGTAG
- a CDS encoding TonB-dependent receptor has protein sequence MNIFLMPPPPLIFSKKHYKLFFYTLALTTLGFVGFAEELEDSQSQLTQNKKLNAIITSATGFDLPLKDEPKNILFIEKEDLENKGYQSLEQALQYQPLITFSDSGFGRNIDLRGQGADANRAVKILLNRVPISLLDTSHGVPPYNNIDIEDIQSIEVIPGGGAVVYGNGTRGGVVNIVTKAPSKDFVRLVLKGTSGEALGLQGGSLSLAAGKRVSDSLFIRGDVSGSYTPGARNTASLDNSVKAFENDNTTNTYVAFQALYTPTESSKLDFNINYSHLWRSYPRAYFALANSTRMGQNITYFPDKGRNELKNERNLPHADTYRTETDALQTSLNYTQKFSESLSFDALAFCQFSLLRYTKDSYISGMFVNNGSGGKAGFQNHGGGLNLKLKHSTQNNTLIVGLDNVLEYSQRRNLTDHIITIPAGQTPTIYDYAADVNNTALKLSNSLYVYDTYAFSERFDLSAGARVEYSNYWTDNNQEYASVCSGMLCNSMPTMYPSLNQNEKFSLHRQRLGYAAEITPNLKYSDTGNIYAKAELGFISPSAYQMINADPNSSTNSGRPSGGIYLNEANGVRPERYLTGEIGFKDEPSFSYLQAALFYTHTFDEIFVNQIQHGTAYTYSNLGQTQRAGLEFIASQRLFATEWLRLSEGVSYIWTNIFKSNGATAALKGKNVPYVPSLKLTFNIEGDIFRASNQFLTLFLNNAYFSQSIDSTSKTMNKNGYVLSDLGLMYGIKDIKVNVGVRNLLDSWYSTYQVFPNYYPGFGRSYYAELRYSF, from the coding sequence ATGAATATATTTCTTATGCCCCCCCCCCCATTAATCTTTTCTAAAAAGCATTATAAACTCTTCTTTTACACATTAGCATTGACTACTTTAGGTTTTGTTGGTTTTGCGGAGGAATTAGAAGATTCTCAATCTCAACTTACACAAAATAAAAAACTCAATGCTATTATCACTTCTGCTACCGGTTTTGACTTACCGCTTAAAGATGAGCCGAAAAATATTTTGTTCATTGAAAAAGAGGATTTAGAAAATAAGGGCTATCAAAGCTTGGAACAAGCTTTGCAATATCAGCCGCTTATCACCTTTAGTGATTCTGGCTTTGGGCGAAATATCGATTTAAGAGGGCAGGGAGCTGATGCCAATCGTGCAGTGAAAATTTTGCTTAATCGTGTGCCTATCTCCCTGCTGGATACCAGCCACGGTGTGCCACCTTATAATAATATCGACATAGAGGACATTCAAAGTATTGAGGTGATTCCCGGAGGGGGAGCTGTCGTCTATGGGAATGGCACACGAGGAGGGGTGGTGAATATCGTTACTAAAGCCCCGAGTAAAGATTTTGTGCGATTGGTGCTAAAAGGCACAAGCGGCGAGGCTTTGGGGCTGCAAGGAGGAAGTCTTAGCTTAGCGGCAGGAAAGAGGGTAAGCGATAGTCTCTTTATCCGTGGTGATGTGAGCGGAAGCTACACCCCCGGCGCACGCAATACCGCTTCATTGGATAACTCCGTAAAAGCCTTTGAAAATGACAATACTACAAATACCTATGTTGCCTTTCAAGCCCTCTATACCCCAACAGAATCAAGCAAGCTTGATTTTAACATCAACTATTCGCATTTATGGCGGAGCTATCCACGCGCATATTTTGCCTTAGCTAATTCTACGCGAATGGGGCAAAACATTACTTATTTCCCAGATAAGGGCAGAAATGAGCTAAAAAATGAGCGTAATCTCCCTCACGCCGATACATACAGAACAGAGACAGACGCCTTGCAAACTTCACTCAATTACACACAAAAATTTAGCGAGAGCCTTAGCTTTGACGCGCTAGCTTTTTGCCAATTCTCCTTATTAAGATATACCAAAGATAGTTATATAAGTGGGATGTTTGTTAATAATGGCAGTGGAGGCAAGGCAGGATTCCAAAATCACGGCGGGGGCTTAAATCTCAAGCTTAAGCACAGCACACAAAACAACACTTTGATTGTAGGGCTTGATAATGTGCTAGAGTATTCTCAAAGGCGGAATCTAACCGACCATATCATTACTATTCCCGCAGGACAAACTCCCACGATATACGACTATGCGGCAGATGTGAATAACACTGCACTAAAGCTTTCTAACTCACTCTATGTCTATGATACCTATGCTTTTAGCGAGAGATTTGACTTAAGTGCGGGAGCGAGAGTGGAGTATTCAAACTATTGGACAGATAATAATCAAGAGTATGCGAGTGTGTGCAGTGGTATGTTATGCAATTCTATGCCTACAATGTATCCAAGCTTAAATCAAAACGAAAAATTTAGCCTACACAGACAGCGATTAGGCTATGCCGCAGAGATTACGCCTAACTTGAAATACAGCGATACGGGCAATATCTATGCTAAGGCGGAGCTAGGATTCATAAGTCCTAGTGCATATCAAATGATTAATGCAGACCCTAATTCAAGCACAAATAGTGGGCGACCAAGCGGTGGAATCTATCTCAATGAAGCTAATGGCGTGAGACCAGAGCGATACCTCACAGGCGAAATAGGCTTTAAAGATGAGCCAAGCTTTAGTTATTTGCAAGCTGCACTTTTCTATACACATACCTTTGATGAGATTTTTGTAAATCAAATCCAACACGGCACGGCTTATACATATAGTAATCTCGGGCAGACGCAACGTGCGGGGCTAGAATTCATCGCAAGTCAAAGACTTTTTGCGACTGAATGGCTTAGGCTAAGTGAGGGGGTAAGCTATATATGGACAAATATTTTCAAATCAAATGGTGCTACTGCCGCACTCAAAGGCAAGAATGTCCCTTATGTGCCAAGCTTAAAGCTCACTTTTAACATCGAGGGCGATATTTTTAGGGCTTCAAATCAATTTCTCACGCTCTTTTTAAACAATGCCTATTTTTCCCAAAGTATCGATTCCACAAGCAAGACAATGAATAAAAATGGCTATGTGCTAAGCGATTTAGGGCTTATGTATGGTATAAAAGATATAAAGGTAAATGTGGGCGTTCGAAATCTGCTTGATTCTTGGTATAGCACTTATCAAGTGTTTCCAAACTACTATCCGGGATTTGGCAGAAGCTACTATGCAGAGCTGCGATATAGCTTTTAA
- a CDS encoding [cytidine(C)-cytidine(C)-adenosine (A)]-adding enzyme, with protein MNTFDPAIFKPTLPDSVLYILQTLQNAGYEGYIVGGCVRDMILCEMGHSLTLPNDYDIATSALPQEIMALFPHTIPTGLKYGTISVIIESCSYEVTTFRVDGHYSNARSPDSVYFSTSLLADVNRRDFSINALAYTPHKGLIDMVGGIEDILHKQIVCVGNPMERFSEDALRILRALRFSATLGFGIESHTKAALYECAVSLKKVAKERIRVELSKLLCGAYAQDVLSEYISLFVIMIPQIPPQSDFSVFESLCGCEVRVKWACFLYPCKACADGILRALKFDNKTREYVLALLRLYEMPLGMSAQELKILIANLGGRDKGQNVSGERLISDILMIKAAQKVDMELLEQFREGFNAILDSNLPLSIAELCINGDDLLDRGMRGKRIGEVLQMLLMKVLNEEIEHKRPTLLRYISKLA; from the coding sequence ATGAATACCTTTGATCCCGCTATTTTTAAGCCCACATTGCCTGATTCTGTGCTTTATATCTTGCAAACCTTGCAAAATGCGGGATATGAGGGGTATATCGTAGGTGGCTGTGTGCGCGATATGATTTTGTGCGAGATGGGGCATTCTCTTACTTTGCCAAATGACTATGACATCGCTACTTCAGCGCTCCCGCAAGAGATAATGGCACTCTTTCCTCATACTATCCCCACAGGCTTAAAGTATGGCACGATTAGTGTTATTATAGAATCTTGTAGCTATGAGGTTACTACCTTCCGTGTTGATGGGCATTATAGTAATGCGCGTAGCCCGGATTCTGTATATTTTAGCACTTCTCTTTTGGCAGACGTGAATCGGCGGGATTTTAGCATAAACGCCCTTGCTTATACACCGCACAAGGGGTTAATAGATATGGTTGGCGGCATAGAGGATATATTGCACAAACAAATTGTTTGCGTGGGGAATCCTATGGAGCGTTTCAGTGAAGATGCCTTGCGGATTCTAAGGGCTTTACGCTTTAGTGCAACTCTTGGTTTTGGGATAGAATCCCACACAAAGGCGGCATTATATGAATGCGCTGTGTCGCTAAAAAAAGTAGCAAAGGAGCGCATACGTGTGGAGCTATCTAAGCTTTTGTGTGGGGCTTATGCGCAAGATGTGCTAAGTGAGTATATATCACTTTTTGTAATAATGATCCCGCAAATCCCGCCTCAAAGTGATTTTAGTGTTTTTGAATCTTTGTGCGGGTGCGAGGTAAGGGTTAAATGGGCTTGTTTTTTGTATCCTTGCAAGGCTTGTGCCGATGGTATTTTAAGGGCTTTAAAGTTTGATAATAAGACGAGGGAGTATGTGTTGGCATTGCTTAGGCTTTATGAAATGCCTTTAGGTATGAGTGCACAGGAGCTAAAAATATTGATTGCGAATCTTGGTGGGAGAGATAAGGGGCAAAATGTGAGCGGCGAGCGTTTAATTAGCGATATACTTATGATAAAGGCGGCGCAAAAGGTGGATATGGAGCTTTTGGAGCAATTTAGGGAAGGCTTTAATGCGATTTTAGATTCTAACCTGCCTTTAAGTATTGCAGAACTCTGCATTAATGGCGATGATTTGCTAGATAGAGGAATGAGGGGTAAGAGAATAGGAGAGGTGCTGCAAATGCTTCTTATGAAAGTATTAAACGAGGAGATAGAGCATAAACGCCCCACTTTGCTTAGATATATCTCGAAATTAGCATAA